A genome region from Microbacterium terricola includes the following:
- a CDS encoding SDR family oxidoreductase yields MTRAAVTLPDLAGSHALVTGASDGIGRQIALGLARAGADLILPVRNREKGERAVASIRASIPDAGIQLCDLDLSRLGSVRDLAEQLRDGPTIDVFVANAGIVSLGDPTRHVSEDGFELHFQTNFLGHFVLTLALLPVLANSRVVVQCSYAARFARIDWDDLQSEHRYSAMRAYAMSKLALGLFAYELSRRSAANGWGARVSVCHPGIAPDTGIGPLIRERASDGTLAALARRLGNTPAEAAQPALLAVAMDAGGCEFYGPSGPPGFSGPARNRRPYRHLTDRAAATRMWERAEEFTVA; encoded by the coding sequence ATGACACGCGCCGCCGTGACCCTCCCAGACCTGGCTGGTTCTCACGCCCTCGTGACGGGCGCAAGTGATGGCATCGGCCGTCAGATCGCTCTCGGACTCGCGCGCGCGGGCGCCGACCTCATCCTCCCTGTTCGCAATCGCGAGAAGGGGGAGCGTGCCGTCGCGTCCATCCGAGCGTCGATTCCGGATGCCGGCATCCAGCTGTGCGACCTCGACCTCAGCCGGCTGGGATCGGTGAGAGACCTGGCCGAGCAGCTGCGGGACGGCCCGACGATCGATGTGTTCGTGGCCAACGCGGGGATCGTCTCGCTCGGCGACCCGACGCGGCATGTCAGCGAGGACGGATTCGAGCTGCACTTCCAGACCAACTTCCTCGGTCACTTCGTGCTCACCCTCGCACTGCTCCCCGTGCTCGCGAACAGTCGCGTGGTCGTGCAGTGCAGCTACGCCGCCCGGTTCGCCCGCATCGACTGGGACGACCTGCAGTCCGAGCACCGGTACTCGGCGATGCGCGCGTACGCCATGTCGAAGCTCGCGCTCGGGCTGTTCGCCTACGAGCTGTCGCGGCGCAGCGCTGCCAACGGGTGGGGAGCGCGGGTCTCGGTGTGCCACCCCGGCATCGCCCCCGACACCGGCATCGGGCCGCTCATCCGCGAGCGCGCGTCCGACGGCACCCTCGCCGCGCTCGCACGTCGACTGGGCAACACCCCGGCCGAGGCCGCCCAGCCCGCACTCCTGGCAGTGGCGATGGATGCCGGGGGCTGCGAGTTCTACGGCCCGTCGGGACCGCCCGGCTTCTCGGGTCCTGCCCGGAACCGGCGCCCGTACCGACATCTGACGGACCGCGCGGCGGCGACACGGATGTGGGAGCGTGCGGAGGAATTCACGGTGGCGTGA
- a CDS encoding PKD domain-containing protein, with translation MFVATLAVVASVMVAAPASATAPLTPTLVAPADGTTSRTADPRLSVAVSDPDGDPLNVTFEGRIKGATVPGPTAGDPFTLMVIPDTQNYTTSSARTAIMTQQMQWIVDSRASLNTEFAVQVGDIVSVWGSASQWSNASAALKLLNDNGVPNAVVPGNHDFDNSTGEHAAYDTWFPPSRFQNASWTPSTARYGGYMGQNQFGPDADDRGNMNNYSLFTAGGVDWLALGLEWEASATVLDWADRVLAAHPDRQVIMFTHAFLNLPGARRTFAQRPGGTPPETTWQTFVRTHCQIRLVVNGHEHNGDLGESRRTDDNACGQPVHQILSDYQERANGGNGWLRYYRFDPAAGKMTAFTYSPYLDQFETDADSSFTLPFPLAPTVPAPFAPIATVSAPSGSVATTTWTGLPRNTDVEWRARVADGDATTVSPTWTVRTPPDSVLARDLFERTVVNGWGSADAGGAWTLAAIPSRYSVAGGAGVLTMANSSWVQANLASVSSANTRLTATFSVDKIAAAQYISFIGRQVGAEQYLLRVRVAADGTIQLLVMRGSGAIGSSFTVPGLVIAPGALYSIAFEVKGTSPTSLSGKMWRAASPEPAAWQLTRTDATAALQAPGNIGLTSYVPSAANAYPLKVSVTELTATDPTAAPPANQLPTASFTSTADDLAVSTDASASSDPDGTVASYAWAFGDGGTGSGVTTSHTYAAAGTYEITLTVTDADGGVSPPVTKTVTVTATPPVNQPPVAAFSATTTNLLASLDGSSSTDSDGVVASYGWTFGDSATATTTTATTSHTYAAAGTYTVTLTVTDDDGGVSAPVSKQVTVTAQAPALARDLFERTVANGWGSADAGGAWTVTAPLSRYAVAGGAGVLTIPNSSWVQANLTAVSSANTRLTASFSVDKIAAAQYISFIGRQVGAEQYLMRVRVAADGTIQLLMMRGSGAIGSSFTVPGLVIVPGTLYSIAFEVKGTSPTSLSGKMWRSASPEPATWQLTRTDATATLQAPGNVGLTSYVPTAANAYPLKISVAELTATDPTAN, from the coding sequence GTGTTCGTCGCGACGCTGGCCGTCGTCGCGTCCGTCATGGTGGCGGCTCCGGCGTCGGCGACCGCGCCGCTGACGCCCACGCTCGTCGCCCCCGCTGATGGGACGACATCGCGCACAGCCGACCCGAGATTGAGCGTCGCTGTCAGCGATCCGGACGGCGATCCGCTCAACGTCACGTTCGAGGGTCGGATCAAGGGCGCCACCGTGCCGGGCCCCACCGCCGGCGACCCGTTCACGCTCATGGTGATCCCTGACACCCAGAACTACACGACGAGCTCGGCCCGCACCGCGATCATGACGCAGCAGATGCAGTGGATCGTGGACAGCCGGGCGAGTCTCAACACCGAGTTCGCCGTGCAGGTCGGCGACATCGTGAGCGTCTGGGGTTCCGCGAGCCAGTGGTCCAACGCCTCGGCCGCACTGAAGCTGCTCAACGACAACGGCGTGCCGAACGCTGTCGTGCCGGGCAATCATGACTTCGACAACTCCACCGGCGAGCACGCGGCGTACGACACGTGGTTCCCGCCGAGCCGGTTCCAGAACGCCTCATGGACGCCCAGCACCGCGCGCTACGGCGGGTACATGGGCCAGAACCAGTTCGGCCCCGATGCCGATGACCGCGGCAACATGAACAACTACTCGCTGTTCACCGCCGGAGGTGTCGATTGGCTCGCTCTCGGCCTGGAATGGGAGGCGTCGGCGACGGTGCTCGACTGGGCGGATCGCGTGCTCGCCGCCCACCCCGACCGCCAGGTGATCATGTTCACGCACGCGTTCCTGAACCTCCCGGGAGCACGGCGCACGTTCGCGCAGCGACCGGGCGGCACGCCGCCGGAGACGACCTGGCAGACGTTCGTGCGCACGCACTGCCAGATCCGCCTCGTGGTCAACGGGCATGAGCACAACGGCGACCTCGGAGAATCCCGCCGAACCGACGACAACGCATGCGGCCAGCCGGTGCATCAGATCCTCTCGGACTATCAGGAGCGCGCCAACGGCGGCAACGGCTGGCTCCGGTATTACCGGTTCGATCCTGCTGCGGGGAAGATGACGGCGTTCACCTACTCCCCGTACCTCGATCAGTTCGAGACGGACGCGGATTCGTCGTTCACCCTTCCCTTTCCCCTGGCTCCGACGGTCCCCGCGCCCTTCGCACCCATAGCAACGGTCTCGGCCCCGTCTGGATCGGTGGCGACCACGACGTGGACCGGCTTGCCGCGCAATACCGACGTCGAGTGGCGCGCGCGCGTCGCCGACGGTGACGCCACGACCGTCTCGCCCACGTGGACGGTCCGGACACCCCCTGACAGCGTGCTCGCACGTGATCTGTTCGAGCGAACGGTGGTGAACGGATGGGGTTCGGCGGATGCGGGCGGCGCCTGGACGTTGGCGGCGATTCCATCGCGGTACAGCGTGGCAGGAGGCGCGGGAGTTCTGACCATGGCGAACTCGTCGTGGGTGCAGGCGAACCTCGCGTCGGTGTCCAGCGCGAACACCCGATTGACGGCGACGTTCTCGGTCGACAAGATCGCGGCCGCGCAGTACATCTCCTTCATCGGACGACAAGTCGGCGCCGAGCAGTACCTGCTGCGCGTGCGGGTCGCGGCCGACGGCACCATCCAGCTCCTCGTGATGCGCGGCTCCGGCGCGATCGGCTCCTCGTTCACCGTGCCCGGCCTGGTGATCGCGCCGGGTGCGCTGTACTCGATCGCGTTCGAGGTGAAAGGCACCTCGCCGACGTCGCTGTCGGGCAAGATGTGGCGGGCCGCCTCCCCCGAACCGGCAGCATGGCAGCTGACGCGCACCGACGCGACCGCGGCGCTCCAGGCACCCGGCAACATCGGGCTGACCAGCTACGTGCCCAGCGCGGCGAACGCCTACCCCCTCAAGGTCTCGGTCACCGAACTGACCGCCACCGACCCCACGGCCGCACCGCCCGCCAATCAACTTCCCACGGCATCGTTCACGTCCACCGCGGACGACCTCGCCGTGTCGACGGATGCGTCCGCCAGCAGCGACCCCGACGGCACCGTGGCGTCGTACGCGTGGGCGTTCGGCGACGGCGGAACCGGGTCGGGGGTCACGACCTCGCACACCTACGCCGCGGCCGGCACCTACGAGATCACCTTGACGGTGACGGATGCCGACGGCGGCGTGTCCCCTCCGGTGACGAAGACCGTGACGGTCACGGCGACCCCGCCGGTCAACCAGCCGCCGGTCGCGGCATTCTCGGCGACCACGACGAATCTGCTGGCGTCCCTCGACGGCTCATCCAGTACCGACAGCGATGGCGTGGTGGCGTCGTATGGATGGACGTTCGGGGACTCCGCGACGGCGACGACGACAACGGCGACGACCTCGCACACGTATGCGGCGGCGGGCACCTACACGGTGACGCTCACCGTGACAGATGACGACGGCGGCGTATCGGCTCCGGTGTCCAAGCAGGTGACCGTGACCGCACAGGCACCCGCCCTGGCGCGTGATCTGTTCGAGCGGACGGTGGCGAACGGGTGGGGCTCGGCGGATGCCGGCGGTGCCTGGACGGTGACCGCACCCCTGTCGCGGTACGCCGTGGCAGGGGGCGCGGGCGTGCTGACCATCCCGAACTCGTCCTGGGTCCAGGCGAACCTCACGGCGGTGTCGAGCGCGAACACCCGGTTGACCGCGTCGTTCTCGGTCGACAAGATCGCCGCGGCGCAGTACATCTCCTTCATCGGACGACAGGTCGGCGCCGAGCAGTACCTGATGCGCGTGAGGGTCGCGGCGGACGGCACGATCCAGCTCCTCATGATGCGCGGCTCCGGCGCGATCGGCTCCTCGTTCACCGTGCCCGGGCTCGTGATCGTCCCCGGCACGCTGTACTCGATCGCGTTCGAGGTGAAGGGGACATCGCCGACATCGCTGTCCGGCAAGATGTGGCGCTCCGCATCACCCGAACCGGCGACGTGGCAGCTCACCCGCACCGACGCGACCGCCACCCTCCAGGCACCCGGAAACGTCGGACTGACCAGCTACGTGCCCACCGCCGCCAACGCCTACCCGCTCAAGATCTCCGTGGCCGAACTGACCGCGACCGACCCGACCGCGAACTAG
- a CDS encoding RNA-binding S4 domain-containing protein — MTNPAPVEDIPIGGETIRLGQFLKFAGLFDSGGDVKEAIIDGYVLVNGEVDRRRGRQLQLGDVVSHEGREVRVCR; from the coding sequence ATGACCAACCCGGCCCCTGTCGAAGACATCCCGATCGGCGGGGAGACCATCCGCCTCGGACAGTTCCTCAAGTTCGCGGGGCTGTTCGACTCCGGCGGCGACGTGAAGGAAGCCATCATCGACGGCTACGTGCTCGTCAACGGCGAGGTCGATCGTCGCCGCGGCCGGCAGCTGCAGCTCGGCGACGTCGTCAGCCACGAGGGGCGCGAGGTGCGCGTCTGCCGGTGA
- a CDS encoding M23 family metallopeptidase, whose translation MPEAPADTTVPPMVAAAVAGIAAAAADAVSTDDAVASAPRTSEVAAASSRRAARAARLATGEQPVQAQEPVAEPEGETYADLVFDEPFLQEPVFVAEPEVDFVAEPFTADLDEFEAAARLFSFTAETPIQESAAPEAAAEQEPADESLPAPVAAVRSRGASFRRLATASFSIGVVGVVGLMAVGMTTPAQALAAASGNSATLSVLAPSGGDVAAEDSQIQAYVAPSTVENVAVARSENYEMVSMAQIAADEGITNTSDFYVNDPTSNIQWPFAVGVPITYGFGWRSGAMHEGADFVPGEGAPVQAIADGTVRIATESGGAYGVTVVLDHIVDGQLVSTRYGHMLYGSLKVSVGQRVTVGTVLGNTGNTGRSFGAHTHVEVLLNGTTPTDPIVWLRKYTDGTHEVG comes from the coding sequence GTGCCGGAGGCGCCGGCCGACACGACGGTGCCGCCCATGGTCGCCGCCGCAGTCGCAGGGATCGCCGCCGCCGCAGCCGACGCGGTCTCGACCGACGATGCCGTCGCCTCCGCACCCCGCACGTCGGAGGTCGCCGCGGCGTCCTCCCGCCGTGCCGCCCGTGCCGCACGTCTGGCCACCGGCGAGCAGCCGGTGCAGGCGCAGGAGCCCGTCGCCGAGCCGGAGGGCGAGACGTACGCCGACCTCGTGTTCGACGAGCCGTTCCTCCAGGAGCCGGTGTTCGTCGCCGAGCCCGAGGTCGACTTCGTGGCCGAGCCCTTCACCGCCGACCTCGACGAGTTCGAGGCCGCCGCGCGACTCTTCTCCTTCACCGCAGAGACGCCGATCCAAGAATCCGCAGCGCCGGAAGCCGCAGCTGAGCAGGAGCCGGCCGATGAGAGCCTTCCCGCTCCCGTCGCCGCGGTGCGCAGCCGCGGCGCCTCGTTCCGGCGGCTGGCGACAGCATCCTTCTCCATCGGCGTCGTCGGCGTCGTCGGCCTGATGGCGGTCGGCATGACGACTCCGGCGCAGGCCCTCGCCGCCGCCAGCGGCAACTCGGCCACGCTCTCCGTGCTCGCGCCCTCCGGCGGCGACGTCGCGGCGGAGGACTCGCAGATCCAGGCGTACGTCGCCCCCTCCACCGTCGAGAACGTCGCGGTCGCCCGCAGCGAGAACTACGAGATGGTGAGCATGGCCCAGATCGCGGCCGATGAGGGCATCACCAACACCTCGGACTTCTACGTCAACGACCCGACCTCGAACATCCAGTGGCCCTTCGCCGTGGGTGTGCCGATCACGTACGGCTTCGGCTGGCGCTCGGGCGCCATGCACGAGGGTGCCGACTTCGTGCCCGGCGAGGGCGCACCGGTGCAGGCCATCGCCGACGGCACCGTGCGCATCGCGACCGAGAGCGGCGGCGCCTACGGCGTCACCGTCGTGCTCGACCACATCGTCGACGGTCAGCTGGTCTCGACCCGCTACGGCCACATGCTGTACGGATCGCTGAAGGTCTCGGTCGGCCAGAGGGTCACGGTCGGCACCGTGCTCGGCAACACCGGCAACACCGGACGCTCGTTCGGCGCGCACACCCACGTCGAGGTTCTGCTCAACGGCACGACCCCGACCGACCCGATCGTGTGGCTGCGCAAGTACACCGACGGAACCCACGAGGTCGGCTGA
- a CDS encoding inositol monophosphatase family protein, producing MTDASELVELAAEIAREAGELARTRRAAGVEIADTKSALADIVTEADREVEVLIRSRLAAARPQDGFLGEESGAERGTSDITWVVDPIDGTVNYAYGIPSYAVSIGAVRGEPDPAEWQALAGVVFNPMSGELFRSGLGDGAWLGDVRLRVAEPTGAGALLATGFGYDPATHAGDLARVARVMPLARDLRRAGAASLDFAFVAAGRLDGYFERGLHPWDHAAGALLVTEAGGRVGGAGRGDTPTNALTVASGPGLYERLRALALGE from the coding sequence GTGACGGACGCATCGGAACTCGTTGAGCTGGCCGCGGAGATCGCACGCGAGGCGGGGGAGCTGGCCCGCACCCGGCGCGCGGCAGGCGTCGAGATCGCCGACACGAAGTCGGCGCTCGCCGATATCGTCACCGAGGCCGATCGTGAGGTAGAAGTGCTGATCCGCTCGCGGCTGGCGGCCGCGCGGCCGCAGGACGGCTTCCTCGGCGAGGAGTCGGGGGCCGAGCGCGGCACGAGCGACATCACCTGGGTCGTCGATCCGATCGACGGCACCGTGAACTACGCCTACGGCATCCCCTCGTACGCGGTGAGCATCGGCGCCGTCCGCGGCGAGCCGGATCCGGCCGAGTGGCAGGCACTCGCCGGAGTGGTCTTCAACCCCATGAGCGGAGAGCTCTTCCGCTCAGGTCTCGGCGACGGCGCGTGGCTCGGCGACGTCCGGCTGAGGGTGGCGGAGCCCACAGGCGCCGGTGCGCTGCTGGCGACCGGGTTCGGCTACGACCCGGCGACCCACGCCGGCGACCTCGCGCGCGTCGCCCGCGTGATGCCCCTCGCGCGCGACCTGCGGCGGGCGGGCGCGGCCTCGCTCGACTTCGCGTTCGTCGCGGCCGGGCGCCTGGACGGCTACTTCGAGCGGGGACTGCACCCCTGGGATCACGCGGCCGGCGCGCTGCTGGTCACCGAGGCGGGCGGTCGGGTCGGCGGTGCCGGACGCGGTGACACTCCGACCAATGCGCTCACGGTCGCGTCCGGCCCGGGCCTGTACGAACGGCTGCGCGCTCTGGCGCTCGGGGAGTGA
- a CDS encoding phytoene desaturase family protein, translated as MPDTAPATHDVVIVGGGHNALVAAAYLGRAGLRVVVLERLGHLGGAAVSQHPWSGVDARLSRYSYLVSLLPRRIVDDLGLRVELRRRRYSSYTPDPADPSRGILVDTADAAATADSFARTTGDRAESDRYARFTDRLVPLAKTLFPTMTEPLLTAAEQRRRLGDDALWDDVVTNPLGGMLRRSLATDLAQGIALTDGLIGTFATADEASLRQNKCFLYHVIGGGTGDWDVPVGGMGRVSAELERAARDAGAELRVDAPVTAISPDGEVEVGGERPETLRGRLVLSGVGPAVLARLLGEDGDPTGPGPEGAQVKVNMLLRRLPRLRDTAVAPEAAFAGTFHVNETMSQLDAAHAQAAGGSIPDPLPAEIYCHSLTDPSILGPELRAEGAQTLTLFGLQAPHRLVADADGDAVRSALLAAAQRSLDSVLAEPIADCLYLAPDGTPCIEARTTADLEQSLGMVGGDIFHGELSWPWAEDGADLDGAAARWGVATAHDRVLLCGSGARRGGAVSGLGGHNAAMAALELLGR; from the coding sequence ATGCCCGACACCGCGCCCGCCACCCACGACGTCGTCATCGTCGGCGGAGGCCACAACGCCCTCGTCGCCGCGGCCTACCTCGGCCGCGCCGGACTCCGTGTCGTCGTGCTCGAACGCCTGGGCCACCTCGGCGGAGCCGCCGTGTCGCAGCATCCGTGGTCCGGCGTCGACGCCCGCCTCTCGCGCTACTCGTACCTGGTGAGCCTGCTCCCCCGCCGCATCGTCGACGACCTCGGCCTGCGGGTCGAGCTTCGCCGGCGCCGCTACTCGTCGTACACGCCCGACCCGGCCGACCCGTCGCGGGGCATCCTCGTCGACACGGCGGATGCTGCCGCCACCGCCGACTCGTTCGCCCGCACCACGGGCGACCGTGCCGAGTCCGACCGGTACGCCCGCTTCACCGACCGGCTGGTGCCGCTCGCGAAGACCCTGTTCCCGACGATGACCGAACCGCTGCTGACCGCCGCGGAGCAGCGGCGACGGCTCGGCGACGACGCCCTCTGGGACGACGTCGTGACGAACCCGCTCGGCGGGATGCTGCGCCGATCGCTCGCGACCGATCTCGCCCAGGGCATCGCCCTGACGGACGGGCTGATCGGCACGTTCGCGACCGCGGACGAGGCGAGTCTGCGGCAGAACAAGTGCTTCCTGTACCACGTCATCGGCGGCGGCACCGGCGACTGGGACGTCCCCGTGGGCGGCATGGGCCGGGTGAGCGCCGAGCTCGAGCGGGCTGCCCGCGACGCGGGCGCCGAGCTGCGCGTGGACGCCCCGGTCACCGCGATCTCGCCCGACGGGGAGGTCGAGGTCGGCGGAGAGCGCCCGGAGACGCTGCGCGGGCGCCTCGTGCTGAGCGGAGTGGGTCCCGCCGTGCTGGCCCGACTGCTCGGCGAGGACGGCGACCCCACAGGCCCCGGTCCGGAGGGCGCCCAGGTGAAGGTGAACATGCTGCTGCGGCGGCTCCCCCGGCTGCGCGACACCGCCGTCGCGCCGGAGGCGGCGTTCGCCGGCACCTTCCATGTCAATGAGACGATGAGCCAGCTCGACGCGGCGCACGCCCAGGCGGCGGGCGGCAGCATCCCCGATCCCCTGCCCGCCGAGATCTACTGCCACTCGCTGACGGATCCGTCGATCCTCGGCCCCGAGCTGCGAGCCGAAGGTGCGCAGACGCTCACTCTGTTCGGGCTGCAGGCGCCGCACCGGCTCGTCGCGGATGCCGATGGGGATGCGGTGCGCTCCGCTCTGCTGGCCGCGGCGCAGCGGTCGCTCGACAGCGTGCTCGCCGAACCCATCGCCGACTGCCTCTACCTCGCACCCGACGGCACGCCGTGCATCGAGGCGCGGACGACCGCCGACCTGGAGCAGTCGCTCGGGATGGTCGGCGGCGACATCTTCCACGGCGAGCTGTCGTGGCCGTGGGCCGAAGACGGCGCCGACCTCGACGGCGCGGCCGCGCGCTGGGGCGTGGCGACCGCGCACGACCGGGTGCTCCTGTGCGGCTCGGGCGCGCGGCGCGGCGGCGCGGTCAGCGGCCTCGGCGGGCACAACGCGGCGATGGCCGCGCTCGAGCTGCTCGGGCGCTGA
- a CDS encoding PfkB family carbohydrate kinase, whose protein sequence is MTAPVVVVGDALIDELRDDRGVREFVGGAALNVAVGLTRLGVPAALIAMVGDDEAGERIRAFLGDFGVELIETRGPHGSSRAVSVRSGGGEPQYEFNVAAKGRRIHFGDRERAAIAAAPVVAVSCYPFDDVAQTLELAQACEGARLAIDPNPRAGMLSDRAEFVRGFESLAARAELVKVGDDDAALLYGEPLDWLRERVISLGAAAVLATEGAGGATIEAGTDAVTRPISDLPGAIVDTMGAGDAAFAATIAWLLEATPDGADAWGEVLQQAMDVAAATCRFEGALLRLPSAVEGMDLDRLGT, encoded by the coding sequence ATGACCGCCCCCGTCGTCGTCGTGGGCGACGCGCTGATCGACGAGCTGCGCGACGACCGCGGCGTCCGGGAGTTCGTCGGCGGCGCAGCGCTCAACGTCGCCGTCGGCCTCACCCGCCTCGGCGTTCCGGCGGCGCTCATCGCGATGGTCGGCGACGACGAGGCGGGGGAGCGGATCCGTGCCTTCCTCGGCGACTTCGGCGTCGAGCTGATCGAGACGCGGGGCCCGCACGGCAGCTCACGCGCGGTCAGCGTGCGCAGCGGCGGCGGTGAGCCGCAGTACGAGTTCAACGTCGCGGCGAAGGGCCGCCGCATCCACTTCGGCGACCGGGAGCGCGCTGCGATCGCCGCCGCCCCCGTCGTCGCGGTGAGCTGCTACCCGTTCGACGACGTCGCGCAGACGCTCGAGCTCGCGCAGGCCTGCGAGGGCGCACGCCTCGCGATCGACCCGAATCCTCGGGCCGGGATGCTGAGCGACCGCGCCGAGTTCGTGCGCGGGTTCGAGTCGCTCGCCGCGCGCGCCGAGCTCGTCAAGGTCGGCGACGACGACGCGGCGCTGCTCTACGGCGAGCCGCTCGACTGGCTGCGCGAGCGGGTCATCAGCCTGGGCGCAGCCGCCGTGCTCGCGACGGAGGGCGCCGGCGGCGCCACCATCGAAGCGGGGACGGATGCGGTCACCCGCCCGATCTCGGACCTGCCCGGCGCGATCGTCGACACCATGGGAGCGGGCGACGCAGCATTCGCGGCGACCATCGCCTGGTTGCTCGAGGCGACCCCGGACGGCGCGGACGCGTGGGGCGAGGTGCTGCAGCAGGCGATGGACGTCGCAGCGGCGACCTGCCGGTTCGAGGGTGCGCTGCTGCGTCTGCCGTCGGCGGTCGAGGGCATGGATCTCGACCGTCTCGGCACCTGA
- a CDS encoding FBP domain-containing protein, whose product MRPLTEAQVRASIVNASPDDLRLMELPHDFVLLDWDHLDFFAWRDPRTRGRGYVVAEIDGEPTGIALRAAEGSSRARSAMCNVCHTMQPADQVSLFSARKAGSAGEHGDSVGTYLCADLSCHENVRLAAPLAPNEVRASVDRRIDGTRRRAEAFVQQVAETARSRA is encoded by the coding sequence ATGCGACCGCTCACCGAAGCACAAGTGCGGGCGTCGATCGTGAACGCCTCGCCGGACGACCTGCGGCTCATGGAGCTGCCCCACGACTTCGTGCTGCTCGACTGGGACCACCTCGACTTCTTCGCGTGGCGCGACCCGCGCACGCGCGGCCGTGGCTACGTGGTCGCTGAGATCGACGGCGAGCCGACGGGCATCGCCCTGCGCGCCGCCGAGGGCAGCTCGCGCGCCCGGTCGGCGATGTGCAACGTGTGCCACACGATGCAGCCGGCCGACCAGGTGTCGCTGTTCTCAGCCCGCAAGGCCGGGTCGGCGGGGGAGCACGGCGACAGCGTCGGCACCTACCTCTGCGCCGACCTGTCCTGCCACGAGAACGTCCGGCTGGCCGCCCCGCTGGCGCCGAACGAGGTGCGGGCGAGCGTCGACCGCCGGATCGACGGCACCCGGCGCCGCGCCGAGGCCTTCGTGCAGCAGGTCGCCGAGACCGCGCGGAGCCGGGCATGA
- a CDS encoding YajQ family cyclic di-GMP-binding protein, with protein sequence MADSSFDIVSKVDHQEAENALNQARKEIEQRYDFKGTGASVEWSGESVLIKASTEERAKAVLDVFQSKLIKRGISLKSLESGEPFASGKEFRILSTIKDGISSENAKKIGKIIRDEGPKSVKSQIQGDELRVQSKSRDDLQEVQRLLKAADLDVDLQFVNYR encoded by the coding sequence ATGGCTGATTCATCCTTCGACATCGTGAGCAAGGTCGACCACCAGGAGGCCGAGAACGCGCTGAACCAGGCCCGCAAGGAGATCGAGCAGCGCTACGACTTCAAGGGGACCGGCGCGTCGGTCGAGTGGAGCGGCGAGTCGGTGCTCATCAAGGCGAGCACCGAGGAGCGCGCCAAGGCGGTGCTCGACGTCTTCCAGTCCAAGCTGATCAAGCGCGGCATCTCGCTGAAGAGCCTCGAGTCGGGCGAGCCCTTCGCCAGCGGCAAGGAGTTCCGCATCCTCTCGACGATCAAGGACGGCATCTCGTCCGAGAACGCCAAGAAGATCGGCAAGATCATCCGCGACGAGGGCCCCAAGTCGGTCAAGTCGCAGATCCAGGGCGACGAGCTGCGCGTGCAGTCCAAGAGCCGCGACGACCTGCAGGAAGTGCAGCGCCTGCTCAAGGCCGCCGACCTCGACGTCGACCTGCAGTTCGTCAACTACCGGTAA
- a CDS encoding alpha/beta hydrolase has product MTGAWQPDLLGDGFEQLTLPLEADAEGPVVATLVRRLPRSFLGLGHGPLRDVDVLYVHGWSDYFFQTEVAKFWNDLGARFYALDLRKYGRSLRDGQTPGYITDLETYDEDIAAARAEMDSGRRLVLQGHSTGGLILALWASRHARAADALVLNSPWLELQIGAIARQTLAPIVGVRARFDPLGTHPVLDLGFYTRAQTEVGALPVPGYQSAWRPPQGFPTHPGWFAAILEGHRRVAARIEVGCPALVLLSTRTTPPLSWREEMTSSDSVLVVDDIARAATRLGSIVTIGRIDGAIHDVFLSRPEPRASAYRMLRRWVTGVL; this is encoded by the coding sequence ATGACCGGAGCATGGCAGCCCGACCTGCTCGGCGACGGGTTCGAGCAGCTGACGCTGCCCCTCGAGGCTGATGCCGAGGGCCCGGTCGTCGCGACTCTCGTCCGCCGACTGCCGCGGTCCTTCCTGGGTCTCGGTCACGGGCCGCTGCGCGACGTCGACGTGCTCTACGTCCACGGCTGGTCGGACTACTTCTTCCAGACCGAGGTCGCGAAGTTCTGGAACGACCTCGGCGCGCGCTTCTACGCGCTCGACCTGCGCAAGTACGGGCGCAGCCTGCGCGACGGGCAGACCCCGGGGTACATCACCGACCTCGAGACGTACGACGAGGACATCGCCGCGGCGCGAGCCGAGATGGACTCGGGCCGGCGCCTGGTGCTGCAGGGGCATTCCACCGGCGGCCTCATCCTGGCGCTGTGGGCCTCGCGGCATGCGCGGGCCGCCGACGCGCTCGTGCTGAACAGCCCGTGGCTCGAGCTGCAGATCGGCGCGATCGCCCGTCAGACCCTCGCCCCGATCGTGGGGGTGCGGGCGCGCTTCGACCCGCTCGGAACCCACCCGGTCCTCGATCTCGGCTTCTACACCCGGGCGCAGACCGAGGTCGGGGCGCTGCCCGTCCCGGGCTATCAGTCGGCGTGGCGCCCGCCGCAGGGCTTTCCGACGCATCCGGGCTGGTTCGCCGCGATCCTCGAAGGCCACCGCCGCGTCGCCGCGCGGATCGAGGTGGGATGCCCCGCGCTCGTGCTCCTCTCGACCCGCACGACGCCCCCGCTGAGCTGGCGTGAGGAGATGACGTCGTCGGACTCGGTCCTCGTCGTCGACGACATCGCGAGAGCAGCCACTCGCCTCGGCTCCATCGTCACGATCGGCCGCATCGACGGCGCCATTCACGACGTCTTCCTGTCGCGGCCGGAGCCGCGCGCGAGCGCCTACCGGATGCTGCGGCGCTGGGTCACCGGCGTGCTCTGA